One genomic window of Paenibacillus xylanilyticus includes the following:
- a CDS encoding response regulator, with translation MEHVRVLIVDDHAHAREAICSILSEDSLFEVIGTASNGQEALELTEQWMPDLILMDVQMPDMDGLEATRLIKLRYPYVIIVMVTVSDDVTYLFEALKQGAQGYLLKNLSPSTWLEYLRAIVSDDAPLSKELAYRILQEFPAPRSEDVPDNPLTTRELEILQWVSAGYTNREIADQLGISDQTVKNHLKNILQKLQLENRVQLTRYALESGLAGRKLRK, from the coding sequence ATGGAACATGTACGTGTACTGATTGTGGATGACCACGCCCATGCACGCGAAGCGATATGCAGTATTTTATCGGAAGACAGCCTATTTGAAGTCATTGGTACGGCATCAAATGGACAGGAAGCACTGGAACTGACCGAACAGTGGATGCCAGATCTTATTCTGATGGACGTGCAGATGCCCGATATGGATGGTCTCGAGGCCACCCGGCTGATCAAGCTCCGCTATCCTTACGTGATCATCGTTATGGTGACGGTCTCCGACGATGTAACGTATCTGTTCGAAGCACTGAAACAGGGTGCACAGGGTTATTTGCTCAAAAACCTGTCCCCCTCCACCTGGCTGGAATATCTACGCGCAATCGTCTCGGACGATGCACCGCTCAGCAAGGAGCTGGCATACCGGATTTTGCAGGAGTTCCCCGCGCCTCGAAGTGAAGATGTGCCGGATAACCCGCTTACCACGCGGGAGTTAGAGATTCTGCAGTGGGTATCCGCCGGTTATACCAACCGCGAAATAGCAGACCAGCTCGGCATTTCCGATCAAACGGTGAAGAATCATCTCAAAAATATTTTGCAGAAGCTGCAGCTCGAAAACCGTGTTCAGCTGACCCGCTACGCCCTTGAAAGCGGACTGGCCGGACGAAAACTGCGCAAGTAG
- a CDS encoding sensor histidine kinase: MSYKQIKWMILLIPTLTVGLWEYIRHQFLMPYLSMDAGNWLTPVIVYLVSVTLLSRLFKMLEGARAALEQERASKAALEARDQLARELHDGIAQSLFLLSVKTDKAERAMAGTGHEHEIQEIRKTVHEVNAYVRQAIAQLRYVPSHTAMPTGVSLQGQVESLTQETIPGAQVHWELDSHFFTPKEQVELLSCIREALINVRKHAQASHVQVEAEGNSLSWSVRIQDNGVGVSGDPLHLKDRYGLRITKERAIQMGWSFSLDSKPGLTRMTIGKGDA; the protein is encoded by the coding sequence ATGTCCTACAAACAAATCAAGTGGATGATCCTGCTGATTCCCACACTAACCGTTGGCCTCTGGGAATACATACGTCATCAATTTTTAATGCCCTACCTCTCCATGGATGCAGGGAATTGGCTCACTCCCGTAATCGTATACCTTGTCAGCGTAACGCTGCTGAGCCGTCTGTTCAAGATGTTGGAAGGTGCAAGAGCTGCACTGGAACAGGAACGTGCCTCCAAGGCAGCCCTTGAGGCCAGGGACCAGCTGGCTCGCGAGCTCCACGACGGAATTGCGCAATCCCTCTTTCTCTTGTCTGTCAAAACTGACAAAGCCGAGCGTGCTATGGCCGGCACCGGGCACGAACATGAAATTCAGGAAATCCGCAAGACCGTACACGAAGTAAATGCCTATGTCCGGCAGGCCATCGCCCAGCTGCGATATGTGCCCAGCCATACCGCCATGCCTACGGGAGTTTCACTTCAAGGACAGGTCGAATCCCTAACGCAGGAAACGATACCTGGAGCCCAGGTTCATTGGGAACTGGACAGTCATTTTTTTACGCCAAAAGAACAAGTTGAGCTCCTCTCCTGTATTCGGGAAGCTCTGATTAACGTACGCAAACACGCGCAGGCCTCCCATGTTCAAGTGGAAGCGGAGGGCAACTCTCTCTCCTGGTCTGTTCGCATTCAGGATAACGGCGTAGGTGTCAGTGGTGATCCACTGCATCTTAAGGACCGATATGGACTGCGGATTACGAAGGAACGTGCCATTCAGATGGGCTGGTCCTTTTCCCTGGATTCCAAACCGGGCCTAACACGAATGACGATAGGTAAGGGGGATGCTTAA
- a CDS encoding diguanylate cyclase, whose protein sequence is MNFIRNLIHKADRSSMYVVLLCCAGIGIFLYMNKLSYLHLSTEEWVMVYTMLGAALILDYFTFQIPPKGNQQSMDSSVYLACIFMFGGAFSLSVLLPVSLILLIKDRKLAWWKHIVNFSIYSLMIAGAASIFTWTGGVPGALDGYNLFPYFAALGAYFIINTITLGLFFHFSTKDALQQMKRAFVTESLLVYLCTLILALVLTILVIHNGILGLLLYLSLSILLSHAFKQLFLMYQSIEEKANTDQRTGLFNHSHFENMLENELASARAAGTPLSLGLIDIDDFKKYNDRFGHLQGDSLLALLGEFLNRKTEGTQVTAFRYGGEEFTLLMPGMELDEAYTFMNKLRKQLNDTPFEGVEVFPHGCLSFSAGVARYQVDMYNKSQLVDQADKALYYAKKQGKNNVHRHGSNDGMEHEIDLVQDVRDIEQQLNLFRYKDIDTFKHSKRVYKYALDLSELLELDNAEKRRFVLGALIHDIGKLEIPWSILNKKEKLTAEEWETIKGHVTWGKKMVMTNERFNDLIPYIELHHERFDGKGYPYGLRDREIPRLCRMLTVIDSFDAMTTERPYQKTKTVDEAINELRACAGSQFDPELAELFIRYIQKKTAQQLLS, encoded by the coding sequence ATGAACTTTATTCGTAATCTTATCCATAAAGCAGACCGAAGCAGCATGTATGTTGTTTTGCTGTGCTGTGCAGGCATCGGTATTTTTCTGTATATGAACAAGTTGTCTTATCTGCACCTCTCCACAGAGGAATGGGTAATGGTCTACACCATGCTGGGTGCCGCGCTGATTCTGGATTACTTCACCTTTCAGATCCCACCGAAGGGTAATCAGCAATCCATGGACTCTTCCGTGTATCTGGCCTGTATCTTCATGTTCGGCGGTGCATTCAGCCTGTCTGTGCTCCTGCCCGTTTCCCTCATATTATTAATCAAGGATCGCAAGCTTGCCTGGTGGAAACACATTGTTAATTTCAGCATTTACAGCCTTATGATTGCGGGAGCCGCTTCCATATTCACCTGGACAGGCGGTGTTCCAGGAGCGCTGGACGGGTATAATCTGTTTCCTTATTTTGCAGCTCTGGGCGCATACTTTATCATTAATACGATCACGCTGGGCTTATTCTTTCATTTCTCCACCAAGGATGCTCTCCAGCAGATGAAACGTGCGTTCGTGACCGAGTCGCTGCTCGTCTATCTATGTACACTGATTCTGGCGTTAGTGCTGACGATACTGGTCATTCATAACGGCATTCTGGGCTTGCTGCTCTACTTGAGTCTCAGCATTCTGTTATCTCACGCGTTCAAGCAGCTGTTCCTGATGTACCAGAGCATTGAAGAAAAGGCAAATACCGATCAACGAACCGGTCTCTTTAACCACAGCCACTTCGAGAACATGCTGGAAAATGAGCTGGCATCTGCCCGTGCAGCAGGAACCCCGCTCTCCTTGGGGCTAATCGATATTGATGATTTCAAAAAGTATAATGACCGCTTCGGTCACCTGCAGGGTGACAGTCTGCTTGCTCTGCTAGGAGAATTTCTAAACCGCAAGACGGAGGGTACCCAAGTCACTGCTTTTCGTTATGGCGGGGAAGAATTCACACTGCTCATGCCAGGCATGGAGCTCGACGAGGCTTATACCTTTATGAACAAACTGCGCAAGCAGCTGAACGATACTCCTTTTGAAGGAGTCGAGGTGTTCCCGCACGGCTGTCTCTCCTTCTCCGCAGGGGTCGCAAGATACCAGGTCGATATGTACAATAAATCACAGCTTGTGGACCAAGCTGACAAGGCGCTCTATTATGCCAAAAAACAAGGTAAAAACAATGTCCATCGTCATGGCAGCAATGACGGCATGGAACATGAAATTGACCTGGTGCAGGATGTGCGGGATATCGAGCAACAGCTGAACCTGTTCAGGTACAAGGATATCGACACATTCAAACACTCCAAAAGAGTATATAAATATGCCCTCGATCTCAGTGAGCTGCTGGAACTCGACAATGCGGAGAAACGGCGGTTTGTACTGGGTGCCTTGATTCATGATATCGGTAAACTGGAGATTCCGTGGTCCATCCTGAACAAAAAGGAAAAGCTTACCGCAGAGGAATGGGAAACGATTAAAGGACATGTCACCTGGGGCAAAAAAATGGTGATGACCAACGAACGTTTCAACGATCTGATCCCGTATATTGAATTGCATCATGAGCGGTTTGACGGCAAAGGATATCCCTACGGTTTAAGAGACCGTGAAATTCCCCGCTTGTGCCGAATGCTGACTGTCATTGATTCATTCGACGCGATGACCACCGAACGACCTTATCAGAAAACCAAAACGGTGGATGAAGCGATCAACGAACTGCGGGCATGTGCAGGCTCCCAATTCGATCCTGAGCTGGCGGAGCTTTTCATCCGTTACATTCAGAAGAAGACAGCACAGCAGCTGTTATCCTAA
- a CDS encoding DUF5317 domain-containing protein, with protein MVYDGILLGLIVGLFRGGYRYGLHQFATLQLRGGWIFPLLLLAQFLIFFLQGRLDWVASINGYLFAAVYVTGLAFLWLNRHHRGFTLIWIGVFLNFIVMAVNGGRMPVSVEASAVLGPYYVDMLREGGAVSKHYMMDASTHLSFLGDIIPLSSPYPRTQVISIGDVVMNIGIFLFIQYMMVNRSGKAAAPATSIRPEEIRTDSKEGRSFP; from the coding sequence ATGGTATATGACGGCATTCTGCTCGGTTTGATCGTTGGACTGTTCCGGGGCGGGTACCGGTATGGTCTCCACCAATTTGCAACACTTCAACTTCGCGGCGGGTGGATATTCCCACTGTTGCTGCTTGCCCAATTCCTTATCTTTTTCTTGCAGGGAAGACTGGATTGGGTTGCATCCATCAATGGGTACCTCTTTGCGGCGGTGTACGTCACAGGACTTGCATTTCTGTGGCTGAACCGGCATCACCGGGGATTTACGCTGATCTGGATTGGCGTGTTCCTCAATTTCATCGTTATGGCGGTGAATGGTGGACGCATGCCTGTCTCGGTGGAGGCTTCCGCTGTACTCGGACCTTACTATGTGGATATGCTTCGTGAAGGTGGAGCGGTATCGAAACACTATATGATGGATGCATCTACCCACCTTTCCTTCCTGGGTGATATCATCCCGCTCTCCAGTCCCTATCCGCGGACCCAGGTGATCAGCATCGGCGATGTGGTCATGAACATTGGTATATTCCTGTTTATCCAGTACATGATGGTGAATCGTTCCGGCAAGGCTGCAGCGCCAGCGACATCCATCCGGCCTGAAGAGATTAGGACAGACTCCAAGGAAGGGAGGTCTTTTCCATGA
- a CDS encoding BMP family lipoprotein has product MKRGLSFVLSIIMLAVLLAACGTSASKDEQSAQGGDSEKSLRMALVLPEKIGVNPFFVQMDEGFKKAGEEFKVDTKTIESTDPAAFEQNLRAAVAENYDLIITATFQAEDALKKVAAENPDKSFAIVDTTVDLPNVRSVGFREYEGAYLLGAAAGLSTKTDKVGMIAAVDVPLIKKYTEGFKAGLESVNPDAEFLVNYVGGFNDPAKAKELALVQFGKGADFIAGASAVGDLGVFEAAKEKGFYTSGQDTDRTVEDPEHIVLSQLKSTDTVAYETVKDFVEGNFKAGAVNYGLKEDGVGLTFVTRDSESALSDFVGQEVIDKVKAINEDIISGKIVVKDPLQQ; this is encoded by the coding sequence ATGAAAAGAGGCTTATCGTTCGTCTTATCGATCATCATGTTGGCAGTTTTGCTCGCGGCTTGTGGAACTTCGGCTTCCAAAGACGAACAATCGGCCCAAGGTGGCGACAGTGAGAAATCACTGCGCATGGCACTCGTACTTCCTGAAAAAATCGGGGTAAACCCGTTCTTTGTACAAATGGATGAAGGTTTCAAAAAAGCAGGCGAAGAGTTTAAAGTCGATACCAAAACGATCGAATCTACAGACCCGGCAGCATTCGAGCAAAATCTGCGTGCTGCGGTTGCGGAGAACTACGATCTGATTATTACGGCGACATTCCAGGCAGAAGATGCACTGAAAAAGGTGGCTGCCGAGAATCCGGACAAGTCGTTTGCCATTGTGGATACAACGGTTGATCTGCCTAACGTACGTAGTGTTGGTTTCCGTGAATACGAAGGAGCGTATCTGCTTGGTGCGGCTGCCGGACTATCCACCAAAACGGATAAAGTCGGCATGATCGCAGCAGTGGACGTTCCATTGATCAAGAAATATACCGAAGGTTTCAAAGCGGGTCTGGAATCCGTTAACCCGGATGCAGAATTCCTCGTGAACTACGTTGGTGGCTTCAATGACCCAGCCAAGGCAAAAGAACTGGCATTGGTACAATTCGGCAAAGGCGCTGACTTCATTGCTGGTGCATCTGCAGTAGGTGACCTTGGCGTATTCGAAGCGGCGAAGGAAAAAGGCTTCTATACATCCGGTCAGGATACCGATCGCACGGTTGAAGATCCAGAGCACATCGTATTGTCCCAATTGAAATCCACAGATACGGTTGCTTATGAGACAGTGAAGGATTTCGTAGAAGGAAACTTCAAAGCAGGTGCTGTAAACTATGGCCTGAAAGAAGACGGTGTTGGTCTGACTTTCGTTACACGTGATAGCGAATCCGCACTGAGTGATTTTGTTGGACAGGAAGTTATCGACAAGGTAAAAGCAATTAATGAAGATATCATATCCGGCAAAATCGTTGTGAAGGATCCATTGCAGCAATAG
- a CDS encoding ABC transporter ATP-binding protein: protein MLLEMDQITKKYGGFTANRDIRFNLREGEIHALVGENGAGKTTLMRMLYGMEQPTSGTIKVRGREVSFATPSQAMASGIGMVHQHFMLFPSFTVAENIVIGREPAAAGVFDRKQAAAQVNDLGQKYGMPVDPWKKVSECPLGMQQRVEILKVLHQGADIIILDEPSAVLTPLEVKELLANMKSLAALGKTFVLITHKLQEVMDVADRITVLRDGQVTGTLEAKDTNVEELSRLMVGRELVRLDKQPSVPAEAVLQVEGVTLSGAKDRSALKDIHMQVRKGEVVGIAGISGNGQSELIQVIAGLRTADSGRVLLSGQDTTNWPVRRIREHGLAHIPEDRYMWGAAKDASVRENGLMGHHHRLQTRGVIKAKAARAMVEGWIKQFSIKTGSAETKAQFLSGGNLQKLIAAREFAQDAPFLIAAEPTRGVDIGAMETIHAELLRKRNEGAGVLLVSSELSEILQLSDRIIVMYEGEIAGELKADEATEEQISLLMAGGKERV from the coding sequence ATGCTGTTGGAGATGGATCAGATTACGAAGAAATACGGCGGCTTCACCGCCAATCGGGATATCCGTTTTAATTTGCGTGAGGGAGAGATCCACGCCCTCGTTGGTGAGAATGGAGCGGGCAAAACAACCCTGATGCGCATGCTGTACGGAATGGAGCAGCCCACGTCAGGTACGATCAAAGTCCGGGGGCGCGAGGTAAGCTTCGCCACTCCGTCTCAAGCCATGGCAAGCGGTATTGGCATGGTGCATCAGCATTTTATGCTGTTTCCTTCCTTTACGGTGGCTGAGAACATTGTCATTGGCCGCGAGCCGGCTGCAGCGGGCGTATTTGACCGTAAGCAGGCAGCTGCTCAAGTGAACGACCTGGGCCAAAAATACGGCATGCCCGTTGACCCATGGAAAAAAGTATCCGAATGTCCTCTTGGCATGCAGCAGCGTGTAGAGATTCTCAAAGTGCTGCATCAGGGTGCGGATATTATTATCCTGGACGAGCCTTCAGCGGTACTGACACCACTGGAAGTCAAGGAATTGCTGGCAAATATGAAATCTCTTGCGGCGCTGGGCAAGACCTTCGTATTAATTACCCACAAATTGCAGGAAGTCATGGACGTGGCTGACCGGATTACAGTTCTGCGCGATGGTCAGGTGACGGGCACATTGGAGGCGAAGGACACCAATGTGGAGGAATTATCCCGTTTAATGGTTGGGCGTGAATTGGTACGTCTCGACAAGCAGCCATCCGTGCCTGCAGAAGCCGTACTCCAGGTGGAGGGCGTAACCTTGTCCGGAGCGAAGGATCGCTCGGCACTGAAGGATATCCATATGCAAGTTCGAAAAGGAGAAGTCGTTGGCATTGCAGGCATCTCGGGTAACGGTCAGTCCGAACTGATCCAGGTTATTGCCGGACTGCGCACTGCAGACAGCGGCCGTGTCCTGCTCTCGGGGCAGGATACAACGAATTGGCCTGTTCGCCGCATTCGAGAGCATGGACTTGCTCACATTCCCGAGGATCGGTATATGTGGGGCGCAGCCAAGGATGCCAGTGTGCGTGAGAATGGACTCATGGGACATCATCACCGGCTTCAGACACGAGGCGTTATTAAGGCCAAAGCAGCACGGGCTATGGTGGAGGGCTGGATCAAACAGTTCAGCATCAAGACCGGTTCGGCAGAGACGAAGGCACAGTTCCTGTCAGGAGGTAATCTGCAGAAGCTGATTGCTGCACGTGAATTTGCACAGGATGCTCCGTTCCTGATTGCAGCGGAACCGACACGTGGCGTGGATATCGGAGCGATGGAGACGATTCATGCCGAGCTGCTTCGCAAACGCAACGAAGGTGCTGGTGTGCTGCTCGTTTCTTCCGAGCTGTCCGAGATTTTGCAATTATCCGATCGAATTATTGTGATGTATGAAGGCGAGATTGCCGGGGAACTGAAGGCAGATGAAGCCACGGAAGAACAGATTAGCTTATTGATGGCAGGAGGGAAAGAGCGGGTATGA
- a CDS encoding ABC transporter permease — protein MNRVKETLRGLVQPLLAIVIGLLAGAVAILVVGGNVFETYAEMWKGAFGNFYFFTNTLARSTPIILAGLGVALAFRAGFFNMGAEGQMILGGLSAALTALYLPGPGWFVCIAAIVAGILAGGIWSLFAGWLDARFGMNLLITTLLLNYIAIYFGGYMVSYPFKDRTGSAAMAQTPMIDQGVWLPKLFQGMGLHAGFIIAIVAAILIYWFTHKTVTGYEIRMLGSNPSFATYGGVRRIRMMMLSMVISGGLAGLAGAGEVLGTQYRFLDGSLSSASYAWSGIMATLLARSHPLGTAVAAILLAALQTGAMGMERNTDVPLEVGSVIQAVLTLFVSAQIGYSFLKRRKEKKSNAATV, from the coding sequence ATGAATCGGGTAAAAGAAACACTTCGCGGACTCGTACAGCCGCTGCTTGCCATAGTAATCGGTTTGCTTGCAGGAGCTGTGGCAATTCTGGTTGTTGGCGGGAACGTCTTCGAAACATATGCAGAGATGTGGAAGGGAGCCTTCGGGAACTTCTACTTCTTCACGAACACACTGGCTCGTTCGACACCCATTATCCTTGCTGGACTGGGTGTAGCACTTGCATTCCGTGCGGGATTCTTCAACATGGGAGCTGAAGGACAGATGATCCTCGGGGGGCTCAGTGCAGCGCTCACAGCGCTCTATCTGCCAGGCCCGGGCTGGTTTGTCTGTATTGCGGCCATTGTGGCAGGAATCCTGGCCGGAGGAATCTGGTCCCTATTTGCCGGCTGGCTGGATGCCCGGTTTGGCATGAACCTGTTGATTACAACGCTGCTTCTTAACTATATTGCCATCTATTTCGGCGGGTATATGGTATCTTATCCGTTCAAGGATCGCACGGGATCTGCAGCGATGGCGCAGACGCCGATGATTGATCAGGGCGTCTGGCTGCCGAAGCTGTTCCAGGGCATGGGACTGCATGCCGGTTTCATCATTGCGATTGTAGCTGCAATCCTGATCTATTGGTTTACGCACAAAACGGTAACCGGTTATGAGATTCGCATGCTCGGAAGCAATCCGTCGTTCGCGACGTATGGCGGGGTTCGCCGGATTCGGATGATGATGCTGTCCATGGTGATCAGCGGTGGATTGGCAGGTCTGGCAGGGGCAGGCGAAGTGCTGGGAACACAGTACCGTTTCCTGGATGGCTCGCTGTCATCTGCAAGTTACGCATGGAGCGGTATCATGGCTACACTGCTCGCCCGCTCGCACCCACTCGGTACGGCTGTAGCGGCCATTTTGCTTGCTGCCCTGCAGACAGGTGCAATGGGGATGGAACGAAATACGGATGTGCCGCTTGAAGTCGGCAGTGTAATCCAGGCCGTGCTTACGTTATTTGTATCAGCCCAGATCGGGTATTCATTCCTGAAGCGGAGAAAGGAGAAAAAATCCAATGCAGCAACTGTTTGA
- a CDS encoding ABC transporter permease, with the protein MQQLFDAAMFGSTLRIMTPILLAALGGALCSRVGLFNVGLEGLVLIGAFSAIVGNYLFGNVLLAVIFSIIIVMLFSALFAFISINLKANAIVVGISLNFLATGLTTFALRAIFDVKGAYYDKDMVGLPKWDIPLIKDIPWVGSVFSGHSPLVYLGIILVIALQFYLFKSVSGFRLRSVGENPIAAQSIGIKVRGIQYGAVLMCGILCALAGAQLSLGQVTMFTEGMTAGRGFIALVATMLGQANPLGVMGSSVLFGFMEALSIRLQGFSLPTHFTLMLPYIVTLVAMFFFKDRTYAQDALKAGGSSR; encoded by the coding sequence ATGCAGCAACTGTTTGATGCAGCCATGTTCGGTTCGACCTTGCGGATTATGACGCCGATCCTGCTTGCAGCGCTCGGCGGGGCATTGTGCTCCCGTGTTGGCCTTTTCAACGTGGGACTCGAAGGACTCGTGCTGATCGGTGCTTTCTCCGCGATTGTAGGCAACTATTTGTTTGGCAACGTACTTCTGGCCGTTATCTTCTCTATTATTATTGTGATGTTGTTCTCGGCACTGTTTGCCTTTATTAGTATCAATCTCAAGGCGAATGCCATCGTGGTCGGGATATCCCTGAATTTCCTGGCAACAGGTCTGACGACCTTTGCACTACGGGCGATTTTTGATGTAAAAGGTGCATACTACGACAAGGACATGGTGGGACTTCCCAAATGGGATATTCCACTGATTAAGGACATTCCGTGGGTAGGCAGCGTATTTTCCGGGCACAGCCCGCTCGTGTACCTCGGAATCATACTCGTTATTGCACTACAATTTTATTTGTTCAAAAGTGTATCAGGTTTCCGTCTGCGTTCCGTCGGCGAGAATCCAATTGCAGCGCAAAGCATCGGGATCAAGGTACGCGGCATTCAGTATGGCGCGGTTCTGATGTGCGGTATCCTGTGTGCCCTGGCTGGCGCTCAGTTGTCGCTCGGTCAGGTGACGATGTTTACGGAGGGCATGACCGCAGGTCGCGGCTTCATCGCCTTGGTAGCAACGATGCTGGGACAAGCGAATCCGCTGGGCGTAATGGGTTCCAGTGTACTGTTCGGCTTCATGGAAGCACTCAGCATTCGTCTGCAGGGCTTCTCCCTGCCAACGCACTTCACCCTGATGCTTCCATATATTGTGACGCTGGTAGCCATGTTCTTTTTCAAAGACCGTACGTATGCACAGGATGCACTGAAAGCGGGCGGAAGCTCGCGCTAA
- a CDS encoding sulfite oxidase-like oxidoreductase, producing MHNKAERLKKTKTPAPKAGAEHGDRLPPGQMLTEKFPILHEGEVPEYDLSTWDLKVFGEVEEEKVFSFAELQAMPQVNTVSDIHCVTRWSKFDTPWEGIRFSDFIKLLGVKPEAKYVMIHADHDYETNVPLEELMHDDVLLAFKYNGEPLTPKHGYPLRLVVPQLYFWKSAKWIRGLEFMTEDRNGFWESNGFHHFADPFKEQRFSGEDLPIPEDEWTKKEFD from the coding sequence TTGCATAACAAGGCTGAACGTCTGAAGAAAACCAAAACTCCAGCGCCCAAAGCGGGTGCTGAGCATGGAGATCGGCTGCCGCCGGGACAGATGCTAACCGAGAAATTCCCGATTTTGCATGAAGGAGAAGTGCCTGAATACGACCTGTCCACATGGGATCTGAAAGTGTTCGGGGAGGTAGAGGAAGAGAAAGTGTTCTCCTTTGCCGAGCTTCAGGCCATGCCGCAGGTCAATACGGTGAGCGATATTCACTGTGTGACCCGCTGGTCCAAGTTCGATACCCCATGGGAAGGCATTCGCTTCTCGGATTTCATCAAGCTTTTGGGTGTTAAACCGGAGGCCAAATATGTCATGATCCATGCTGATCACGATTATGAGACGAATGTTCCGCTCGAAGAGTTGATGCATGATGATGTCCTGCTTGCCTTCAAATATAACGGCGAGCCGCTTACACCGAAGCACGGCTACCCGCTGCGCCTGGTGGTGCCGCAGCTGTACTTCTGGAAAAGTGCGAAGTGGATACGCGGTCTGGAGTTTATGACCGAAGATCGCAACGGATTCTGGGAGAGCAACGGGTTTCATCACTTTGCCGATCCGTTCAAGGAACAGCGCTTCTCGGGCGAAGATCTGCCGATCCCCGAAGATGAATGGACGAAGAAGGAGTTTGATTGA
- a CDS encoding nucleoside phosphorylase: MLMPILQIHSEDMPAYAIVCGDPARAEKISRKLEQVRELAFSREYRTFVGLYEGVQMAVVSHGVGSPGAAVCFEELIRAGVTTLIRVGTAGSYTADYPAGSVIVSTAAVRSDGLTRQLVPDGFPAVADIGVTLALIEAAQEKGDHVDPAMNAGKVGVGITVTLDAFFTGVEEIPHRKYKQAGALAAEMEIAALYIVSTLRGTRAGAIVAIDGFADSDLAAEYDPHTDAVAHAVEREINAALRALAALARQDQA, translated from the coding sequence ATGTTAATGCCCATTTTGCAGATTCATTCGGAAGATATGCCTGCTTATGCCATTGTCTGTGGTGATCCCGCTCGTGCGGAGAAGATCTCCCGGAAGCTGGAGCAGGTGAGAGAACTGGCGTTCAGCCGGGAGTATCGTACATTCGTTGGACTATATGAAGGAGTGCAGATGGCTGTTGTCAGCCATGGCGTAGGTTCTCCGGGAGCGGCCGTCTGCTTCGAGGAACTGATTCGGGCAGGGGTGACAACCCTGATTCGAGTCGGAACAGCCGGCTCCTATACGGCAGATTATCCTGCGGGCAGCGTCATTGTCAGTACGGCAGCAGTCCGTTCGGACGGATTGACCCGTCAGCTGGTGCCAGATGGTTTCCCTGCAGTAGCGGATATTGGAGTCACCCTGGCACTCATTGAAGCTGCACAGGAAAAGGGTGACCATGTAGATCCGGCTATGAATGCAGGCAAAGTCGGTGTAGGCATTACCGTTACACTGGATGCATTCTTCACAGGGGTGGAGGAGATCCCTCACCGCAAGTATAAACAGGCCGGCGCACTAGCGGCCGAGATGGAAATTGCCGCACTGTACATCGTCAGCACACTGCGAGGCACGCGTGCCGGTGCGATTGTGGCCATCGACGGCTTCGCCGACAGCGATCTGGCTGCTGAATATGATCCGCATACAGATGCGGTAGCACATGCGGTTGAGCGTGAGATCAACGCGGCTCTGCGTGCACTTGCTGCGCTCGCTCGGCAGGATCAGGCGTAA